In the genome of Coregonus clupeaformis isolate EN_2021a chromosome 1, ASM2061545v1, whole genome shotgun sequence, one region contains:
- the LOC121569528 gene encoding protein YIPF3 isoform X1, translating to MASSDGNKNTEPWGGFDDNIIQGTGSAVIDMENMDDTSGSSFEDMGEMHQRMKEEEVAEEAEATEEETGEDGEFLGMKGINGQLGRQVADEVWQAGKRQASKAFNLYANIDILRPYFDVEPMQVRNRLIESMIPIRMIHFPQKIAGELYGPMMLVFTLVAILLHGMKTSGTVIREGTLMGTAIGTCFGYWLGVSSFIYFLAYLCNAQITMLQMLSLLGYGLFGHCVVLFVTYNVHFHSLFYILWLVVGGLSTLRMVAALISRTVGQTPRLILCGTLGALHMLFLFYLHFAYHKIVEGILDTLEGPNMPPIQRVARDLPVVATSAMNAVNTTVKILGVILQSQ from the exons ATGGCTTCGTCTGATGGGAACAAAAACACGGAACCATGGGGCGGTTTTGATGACAACATTATCCAG GGCACTGGTTCAGCAGTGATTGACATGGAGAACATGGATGACACATCAGGCTCCAGCTTTGAGGACATGGGGGAGATGCACCAGcgcatgaaggaggaggaggtggcagAGGAGGCAGAAGCAACTGAAGAGGAGACTGGGGAGGATGGCGAGTTTCTGGGCATGAAGGGTATCAATGGCCAGCTGGGGAGAcaggtggcagatgag GTGTGGCAAGCAGGAAAGCGTCAGGCTTCCAAAGCTTTCAACCTATATGCCAACATAGATATTCTCCGGCCGTACTTTGATGTAGAGCCTATGCAAGTTAGAAACAG GTTGATTGAATCAATGATACCCATCCGCATGATACATTTTCCACAG AAGATTGCTGGGGAGCTGTATGGGCCCATGATGCTGGTGTTCACGCTGGTGGCCATCCTCCTGCATGGAATGAAGACATCAGGAACAGTTATT agagagggtacTCTGATGGGCACAGCCATAGGGACATGCTTTGGTTACTGGCTGGGAGTTTCCTCCTTCATATACTTCCTGGCATATCTGTGCAACGCCCAGATCACAATGCTCCAGATGctgtctctgctg GGTTATGGTCTTTTCGGGCACTGCGTGGTTCTCTTCGTCACCTACAACGTCCACTTCCACTCCTTGTTCTACATCCTGTGGCTGGTCGTAGGAGGGCTCTCCACACTGCGGATG GTGGCTGCTCTCATCTCTCGGACCGTGGGCCAGACACCACGCCTCATCCTCTGTGGAACACTGGGTGCTCTGCATATGCTCTTTCTATTCTACCTGCACTTCGCTTATCACAAGATTGTTGAAG GTATCCTGGACACATTGGAAGGACCCAACATGCCCCCCATCCAGAGAGTGGCCAGAGATTTGCCTGTGGTGGCCACCTCTGCTATGAATGCTGTGAATACCACAGTGAAGATCCTTGGTGTTATTCTGCAGTCACAGTGA
- the LOC121569528 gene encoding protein YIPF3 isoform X2 — protein MASSDGNKNTEPWGGFDDNIIQGTGSAVIDMENMDDTSGSSFEDMGEMHQRMKEEEVAEEAEATEEETGEDGEFLGMKGINGQLGRQVADEVWQAGKRQASKAFNLYANIDILRPYFDVEPMQVRNRLIESMIPIRMIHFPQKIAGELYGPMMLVFTLVAILLHGMKTSGTVIREGTLMGTAIGTCFGYWLGVSSFIYFLAYLCNAQITMLQMLSLLGYGLFGHCVVLFVTYNVHFHSLFYILWLVVGGLSTLRMVSWTHWKDPTCPPSREWPEICLWWPPLL, from the exons ATGGCTTCGTCTGATGGGAACAAAAACACGGAACCATGGGGCGGTTTTGATGACAACATTATCCAG GGCACTGGTTCAGCAGTGATTGACATGGAGAACATGGATGACACATCAGGCTCCAGCTTTGAGGACATGGGGGAGATGCACCAGcgcatgaaggaggaggaggtggcagAGGAGGCAGAAGCAACTGAAGAGGAGACTGGGGAGGATGGCGAGTTTCTGGGCATGAAGGGTATCAATGGCCAGCTGGGGAGAcaggtggcagatgag GTGTGGCAAGCAGGAAAGCGTCAGGCTTCCAAAGCTTTCAACCTATATGCCAACATAGATATTCTCCGGCCGTACTTTGATGTAGAGCCTATGCAAGTTAGAAACAG GTTGATTGAATCAATGATACCCATCCGCATGATACATTTTCCACAG AAGATTGCTGGGGAGCTGTATGGGCCCATGATGCTGGTGTTCACGCTGGTGGCCATCCTCCTGCATGGAATGAAGACATCAGGAACAGTTATT agagagggtacTCTGATGGGCACAGCCATAGGGACATGCTTTGGTTACTGGCTGGGAGTTTCCTCCTTCATATACTTCCTGGCATATCTGTGCAACGCCCAGATCACAATGCTCCAGATGctgtctctgctg GGTTATGGTCTTTTCGGGCACTGCGTGGTTCTCTTCGTCACCTACAACGTCCACTTCCACTCCTTGTTCTACATCCTGTGGCTGGTCGTAGGAGGGCTCTCCACACTGCGGATG GTATCCTGGACACATTGGAAGGACCCAACATGCCCCCCATCCAGAGAGTGGCCAGAGATTTGCCTGTGGTGGCCACCTCTGCTATGA